A window of the Helianthus annuus cultivar XRQ/B chromosome 4, HanXRQr2.0-SUNRISE, whole genome shotgun sequence genome harbors these coding sequences:
- the LOC110933227 gene encoding uncharacterized protein LOC110933227 — MAVEVELFHGFKSPNEGPVISHLLFADDAIIVGEWSRRNVNNIARLLRCFYLVPGLKINYFKSSLFGVGVHQNEVINMANEIKCKVDSLPCAYFGLRIGSNMNRMLNWEPVLEVLDRRLSVWKSSTLSMGGRLTILKAILETIRTYFFSLYRAPQCVIDKLEVKRRIFFGGKNDGNYKMSWVCWEKTAKPKDAGGLGLRPL, encoded by the coding sequence ATGGCGGTCGAAGTGGAACTTTTCCATGGGTTTAAATCTCCAAATGAAGGACCCGTTATTTCCCACTTGTTGTTCGCCGACGACGCAATCATCGTCGGTGAATGGTCAAGGAGAAATGTAAATAACATTGCTCGATTGCTTAGATGCTTCTACTTAGTACCCGGTCTCAAGATTAACTATTTTAAATCCAGCTTGTTTGGAGTTGGAGTTCATCAAAATGAGGTGATTAATATGGCTAATGAAATCAAATGCAAAGTCGATTCTCTTCCTTGTGCCTACTTTGGGTTACGAATCGGTTCCAATATGAACCGTATGCTAAACTGGGAGCCGGTGCTTGAAGTGTTAGATAGAAGATTGTCGGTTTGGAAATCTTCCACGTTATCCATGGGTGGCAGGTTGACTATTCTCAAAGCAATTTTAGAGACCATTCGAACATATTTCTTTTCTCTTTATAGGGCCCCTCAATGTGTGATCGATAAGTTGGAAGTGAAGCGTAGAATTTTTTTTGGGGGTAAGAACGATGGCAATTATAAGATGAGTTGGGTGTGTTGGGAGAAAACTGCAAAACCAAAGGACGCGGGCGGTTTGGGTCTCAGGCCTCTCTGA